In Plodia interpunctella isolate USDA-ARS_2022_Savannah chromosome 19, ilPloInte3.2, whole genome shotgun sequence, a genomic segment contains:
- the LOC128678414 gene encoding proclotting enzyme-like isoform X1 gives MADIGRFGKRCLTIFGILLFSDIRCQYAVHHPVSFVRTAEQWPNPHLQQRNPPWHQFSSPRKRSPEALPQQYYNGPYNQPYSYNQSPYSPQGLSQSPYTPQGGNQSPYLPQDQNYQPDYEQRASFNIFNAEPNPNDGRLLSESAFTKISETLGAINTVGHYLVDMVNENERNESDPNLQQLPQAIYTISKNVLGPNVTDKIAPIVKKALPRVLPDAPITKIATGDINRNDEAKYCTTPEGEEGICEDLSNCPQLLLNLVNLRESLCFKDLFVPGVCCPKNAIVPETPAVEKPVVTTTSKPTYLVPVTTQKPKPPKKPSAVLTLTTIKPKPIPTTQRPTTRPTTRATTTTARPTPTSTFFTVAPPILGNYSLTVDMDDCGQREDEGGRIVGGTESKPGAWPWMAAIFLHGSKRREFWCGGTLVGKRHVLTAAHCTRDSKQRPFPARQFSVRLGDVDLARDDEPSRPVTHRVAAVRAHEQFSRVGFYNDIAILVLADNVQKSKYVIPICLPSGADLSRQFDGHLATVVGWGTTRYGGGESTKQLEAKLPVWRNEDCDRAYFQPITATFLCAGYARGGVDACQGDSGGPLMLQTNGRWTQIGVVSFGNKCGEPGYPGVYTRVTHYNDWLHLNTV, from the exons ATGGCGGATATTGGCCGTTTCGGGAAGCGGTGTCTTACTATTTttg GTATCCTTCTGTTCTCAGATATCAGATGCCAGTATGCTGTCCACCACCCGG TCTCCTTCGTGAGAACAGCTGAGCAGTGGCCCAACCCTCATCTGCAGCAACGGAACCCCCCGTGGCATCAGTTCTCATCACCCAGAAAAAGATCTCCAGAAGCTCTACCCCAACAGTATTATAATGGCCCTTATAATCAACCCTACTCGTACAACCAAAGCCCCTACTCTCCACAAGGGCTAAGTCAAAGCCCTTACACTCCACAGGGGGGCAACCAAAGCCCTTATCTTCCACAAGATCAAAACTATCAACCAGATTACGAACAAAGGGCTTCATTCAACATATTCAACGCAGAACCAAACCCAAATGATGGAAGGCTCCTTTCAGAATCAGCTTTCACAAAGATATCTGAAACTCTCGGTGCCATAAACACTGTTGGACATTATCTGGTTGATATGGTCAATGAAAATGAGAGGAATGAATCCGATCCCAATTTACAACAGTTACCACAAGCTATATACACAATAAGTAAGAACGTTTTAGGACCTAATGTTACTGATAAAATAGCTCCCATAGTCAAGAAAGCGTTACCAAGAGTGCTGCCTGATGCACCTATTACTAAAATAGCAACAGGAGATATTAACAGAAATGATGAAGCCAAATATTGTACAACGCCTGAGGGCGAAGAGGGTATTTGTGAAGATTTGAGCAATTGTCCACAACTTCTGTTAAATTTAGTAAACTTGAGAGAATCTTTATGTTTCAAGGATTTGTTTGTACCTGGAGTCTGTTGTCCAAAGAACGCAATAGTACCTGAAACACCAGCTGTTGAAAAGCCCGTAGTAACAACAACGAGTAAGCCTACCTACTTAGTTCCAGTTACGACACAAAAGCCGAAACCACCAAAGAAACCTTCAGCAGTTTTGACACTGACTACTATAAAGCCTAAACCTATCCCTaccactcaacggcccacaacAAGACCTACCACCAGAGCTACCACTACTACTGCGCGACCAACTCCGACATCAACATTCTTCACGGTTGCTCCTCCCATACTTGGAAACTATTCCCTAACTGTGGATATGGATG ACTGCGGCCAAAGAGAAGACGAAGGTGGCCGTATAGTCGGCGGCACGGAGTCCAAGCCTGGCGCCTGGCCGTGGATGGCCGCCATCTTCCTGCACGGCAGCAAGCGGCGGGAGTTCTGGTGCGGAGGCACGCTGGTGGGCAAGCGGCACGTGCTCACCGCTGCTCATTGCACAAGAGACTCCAAACAGCGACC TTTCCCAGCGCGGCAGTTTAGCGTCCGCCTCGGTGACGTGGACCTGGCCCGAGATGATGAACCATCGCGTCCTGTCACCCACAGGGTGGCGGCTGTGAGGGCCCACGAACAGTTCTCCCGGGTGGGCTTCTATAATGATATAGCTATATTGGTGCTGGCAG ACAACGTCCAAAAATCGAAATACGTGATACCAATCTGCCTTCCGTCTGGCGCGGACTTGTCCCGGCAGTTCGACGGCCACCTCGCCACGGTGGTGGGCTGGGGCACCACGCGGTACGGCGGGGGGGAGAGCACCAAGCAGCTGGAGGCCAAGCTGCCGGTGTGGAGGAACGAGGACTGCGACCGCGCGTACTTCCAGCCGATCACCGCCACCTTCCTCTGTGCTGGGTACGCGAGGGGAGGTGTGGACGCTTGTCAG GGAGACTCCGGCGGCCCTCTCATGCTGCAAACCAACGGTCGCTGGACGCAGATAGGGGTGGTCTCCTTCGGGAACAAGTGCGGGGAGCCCGGCTACCCGGGCGTCTACACCCGGGTCACCCACTACAACGACTGGCTGCACCTGAATACCGTGTGA
- the LOC128678414 gene encoding proclotting enzyme-like isoform X2, with product MLSTTRVVSFVRTAEQWPNPHLQQRNPPWHQFSSPRKRSPEALPQQYYNGPYNQPYSYNQSPYSPQGLSQSPYTPQGGNQSPYLPQDQNYQPDYEQRASFNIFNAEPNPNDGRLLSESAFTKISETLGAINTVGHYLVDMVNENERNESDPNLQQLPQAIYTISKNVLGPNVTDKIAPIVKKALPRVLPDAPITKIATGDINRNDEAKYCTTPEGEEGICEDLSNCPQLLLNLVNLRESLCFKDLFVPGVCCPKNAIVPETPAVEKPVVTTTSKPTYLVPVTTQKPKPPKKPSAVLTLTTIKPKPIPTTQRPTTRPTTRATTTTARPTPTSTFFTVAPPILGNYSLTVDMDDCGQREDEGGRIVGGTESKPGAWPWMAAIFLHGSKRREFWCGGTLVGKRHVLTAAHCTRDSKQRPFPARQFSVRLGDVDLARDDEPSRPVTHRVAAVRAHEQFSRVGFYNDIAILVLADNVQKSKYVIPICLPSGADLSRQFDGHLATVVGWGTTRYGGGESTKQLEAKLPVWRNEDCDRAYFQPITATFLCAGYARGGVDACQGDSGGPLMLQTNGRWTQIGVVSFGNKCGEPGYPGVYTRVTHYNDWLHLNTV from the exons ATGCTGTCCACCACCCGGGTAG TCTCCTTCGTGAGAACAGCTGAGCAGTGGCCCAACCCTCATCTGCAGCAACGGAACCCCCCGTGGCATCAGTTCTCATCACCCAGAAAAAGATCTCCAGAAGCTCTACCCCAACAGTATTATAATGGCCCTTATAATCAACCCTACTCGTACAACCAAAGCCCCTACTCTCCACAAGGGCTAAGTCAAAGCCCTTACACTCCACAGGGGGGCAACCAAAGCCCTTATCTTCCACAAGATCAAAACTATCAACCAGATTACGAACAAAGGGCTTCATTCAACATATTCAACGCAGAACCAAACCCAAATGATGGAAGGCTCCTTTCAGAATCAGCTTTCACAAAGATATCTGAAACTCTCGGTGCCATAAACACTGTTGGACATTATCTGGTTGATATGGTCAATGAAAATGAGAGGAATGAATCCGATCCCAATTTACAACAGTTACCACAAGCTATATACACAATAAGTAAGAACGTTTTAGGACCTAATGTTACTGATAAAATAGCTCCCATAGTCAAGAAAGCGTTACCAAGAGTGCTGCCTGATGCACCTATTACTAAAATAGCAACAGGAGATATTAACAGAAATGATGAAGCCAAATATTGTACAACGCCTGAGGGCGAAGAGGGTATTTGTGAAGATTTGAGCAATTGTCCACAACTTCTGTTAAATTTAGTAAACTTGAGAGAATCTTTATGTTTCAAGGATTTGTTTGTACCTGGAGTCTGTTGTCCAAAGAACGCAATAGTACCTGAAACACCAGCTGTTGAAAAGCCCGTAGTAACAACAACGAGTAAGCCTACCTACTTAGTTCCAGTTACGACACAAAAGCCGAAACCACCAAAGAAACCTTCAGCAGTTTTGACACTGACTACTATAAAGCCTAAACCTATCCCTaccactcaacggcccacaacAAGACCTACCACCAGAGCTACCACTACTACTGCGCGACCAACTCCGACATCAACATTCTTCACGGTTGCTCCTCCCATACTTGGAAACTATTCCCTAACTGTGGATATGGATG ACTGCGGCCAAAGAGAAGACGAAGGTGGCCGTATAGTCGGCGGCACGGAGTCCAAGCCTGGCGCCTGGCCGTGGATGGCCGCCATCTTCCTGCACGGCAGCAAGCGGCGGGAGTTCTGGTGCGGAGGCACGCTGGTGGGCAAGCGGCACGTGCTCACCGCTGCTCATTGCACAAGAGACTCCAAACAGCGACC TTTCCCAGCGCGGCAGTTTAGCGTCCGCCTCGGTGACGTGGACCTGGCCCGAGATGATGAACCATCGCGTCCTGTCACCCACAGGGTGGCGGCTGTGAGGGCCCACGAACAGTTCTCCCGGGTGGGCTTCTATAATGATATAGCTATATTGGTGCTGGCAG ACAACGTCCAAAAATCGAAATACGTGATACCAATCTGCCTTCCGTCTGGCGCGGACTTGTCCCGGCAGTTCGACGGCCACCTCGCCACGGTGGTGGGCTGGGGCACCACGCGGTACGGCGGGGGGGAGAGCACCAAGCAGCTGGAGGCCAAGCTGCCGGTGTGGAGGAACGAGGACTGCGACCGCGCGTACTTCCAGCCGATCACCGCCACCTTCCTCTGTGCTGGGTACGCGAGGGGAGGTGTGGACGCTTGTCAG GGAGACTCCGGCGGCCCTCTCATGCTGCAAACCAACGGTCGCTGGACGCAGATAGGGGTGGTCTCCTTCGGGAACAAGTGCGGGGAGCCCGGCTACCCGGGCGTCTACACCCGGGTCACCCACTACAACGACTGGCTGCACCTGAATACCGTGTGA